A window of Ananas comosus cultivar F153 linkage group 4, ASM154086v1, whole genome shotgun sequence contains these coding sequences:
- the LOC109708885 gene encoding ACT domain-containing protein ACR9-like, which translates to MPLGTTGAVGSRSDGGGIGAASEDAVVIEFGKRGGEPSVITVNCPDQPGLGCDLCRTILEFGLCITRGDVSTDGQWCYVVFWVVPCSASLNIHWTSLKNRLLSVCPTCSIPFYVDSNRPAASQVYLLKLFSADRKGLLHDVTQVLCELELLIHRVKVSTTPDGRVIDLFFITDGMELLHTKKRQDETCELLNAALGPSVSCEILPAEGFQQGFSSLPLAVAEELFMPEFSDGETYSQSLSLDMKKLNKASVSFDNSLSPAHTLLQIHCVDQKGLLYDIMRTLKDCNIQINYGRFLSDTKGFREVDLFIQQTDRKKILDPQKQEVLSSRLRSEMLHPLRVMIVSRGPDTELVVANPVELSGKGRPRVFYDATRALKALGICIFSSEIGRQTASERQWEVYRFLLDESREFPLANSCGNGDQVVDRVRRTLMGWR; encoded by the exons ATGCCGCTGGGGACGACGGGGGCCGTGGGATCGAGATCGGACGGCGGAGGGATAGGGGCGGCGAGCGAGGACGCGGTGGTGATTGAGTTCGGGAAGCGGGGTGGGGAGCCGAGCGTGATCACCGTCAACTGCCCCGATCAACCGGGGCTCGGATGCGATCTCTGCCGTACGATCCTCGAGTTCGGCCTCTGCATTACCCGCGGAG ATGTCTCAACCGATGGGCAATGGTGCTACGTCGTGTTCTGGGTCGTGCCGTGCTCGGCTTCTTTGAACATCCACTGGACGAGCTTGAAGAACCGGCTTTTATCGGTGTGCCCGACGTGTTCTATTCCGTTCTACGTCGACTCGAATCGGCCCGCGGCTTCCCAAGTTTACCTTTTGAAGCTGTTCTCCGCGGATCGCAAGGGATTGTTGCATG ATGTTACTCAAGTTCTTTGCGAACTCGAGCTGTTGATTCATAGGGTGAAGGTCTCGACAACGCCCGACGGTCGAGTTATCGACCTCTTCTTCATTACAGATGGCAT GGAGCTACTGCACACTAAGAAGAGACAGGATGAGACGTGCGAACTGCTAAACGCGGCCTTAGGCCCTTCCGTGAGCTGCGAGATTCTACCAGCGGAAGGTTTTCAGCAGGGATTCTCTTCTCTCCCACTGGCAGTAGCCGAAGAGCTGTTCATGCCGGAATTCTCGGACGGCGAGACTTATTCGCAGTCGCTTAGTCTAGATATGAAGAAGCTGAACAAGGCAAGTGTTAGCTTTGATAACTCGTTGAGCCCCGCGCACACTCTGCTGCAGATTCATTGTGTTGATCAGAAGGGGCTCCTTTACGACATAATGAGGACATTGAAGGACTGTAACATTCAG atcaactaCGGGCGGTTCCTGTCGGATACGAAAGGATTCAGAGAGGTCGACCTTTTTATTCAGCAAACTGATAGGAAGAAGATATTAGATCCCCAGAAACAGGAAGTTCTCAGTTCTCGTCTAAGGTCGGAAATGCTCCATCCTCTGCGGGTTATGATCGTCAGTCGTGGCCCAGACACCGAGCTCGTAGTTGCGAATCCGGTCGAATTATCTGGAAAGGGGCGGCCCCGTGTATTCTATGATGCAACGCGCGCATTAAAAGCGCTCGGCATCTGCATTTTCTCG TCTGAAATTGGGAGGCAAACAGCGTCGGAGAGGCAATGGGAGGTGTACAGATTCCTCTTGGATGAGAGCAGGGAGTTTCCTCTAGCGAATAGCTGCGGTAATGGAGATCAGGTTGTGGATAGAGTCAGGAGAACACTAATGGGTTGGCGATAA
- the LOC109708891 gene encoding uncharacterized protein LOC109708891: MRKFDPWPVFFKREWNRNWPFLAGFAITGALITKFTASLTEEDAKKSPYVQEQKR; this comes from the exons atgAGGAAGTTCGATCCATGGCCGGTGTTCTTCAAGAGGGAGTGGAACCGCAACTGGCCCTTTCTCGCTGGATTCGCCATTACCGGCGCCCTCATCACCAAGTTCACCGCCTCCCTCACCG AGGAGGACGCCAAGAAGTCCCCCTACGTGCAGGAGCAAAAGAGGTga